In a single window of the Branchiostoma floridae strain S238N-H82 chromosome 2, Bfl_VNyyK, whole genome shotgun sequence genome:
- the LOC118410176 gene encoding NT-3 growth factor receptor-like (The sequence of the model RefSeq protein was modified relative to this genomic sequence to represent the inferred CDS: added 159 bases not found in genome assembly) gives MASRSGSFHLLVLACCCWLTAGGALRCPDDCTCREAKGEVECERPNTLRAIPGPDDLNDIDKVKELYISGQQGLTRLTREQLGHYKGLIKLVIKNSNLSTIEDGAFKNNSNLTMIDLRNNKLSVLQWTLFSDLRLTELLLSDNPLACNCSSKWIQLWQSQSRASFHTEKISCITTTDETVDIRDLQLDSSCRLPTARVLTGEVTINKTQDVVVSCEASGSPAPTAEWNTAELRSKFSLVIEELGRRQVLTIHNASEDDNGNWTCIAKNMVGIARANLVLKINAPPRILSLEYKVLFHKSICFTVHGYPLPTLTWYKGRALFTARNHVYVSMENSKVTPYETSGCLKFEVPSHVDNGNYTLVATNTYGQTSRSLVVTFMKLPPVRTTNYTIRAPPNSSSHGTPGPTTDDNVPENQTTTYTRIETYIAVAVSSVVFIVVAIVLYCMRSRKISRRECNINGSAAPLQRSTSESNGEVVSRDSLRLSRLHVVENPNYFRDSKELVIRHIQRDTIHFVGELGEGAFGRVYLGKCEKLKPDEDASLVAVKTLKEMSVEDARKDFDREAELLTNMQHENIVKFYGVCTEGEPWLMIFEYMENGDLNNYLRSHGPDAAFLIKNPATHKELSIVELLQISVQVASGVEYMASQHFVHRDLATRNCLVGDKLVVKIGDFGMSRDIYSTDYYRVGGHTMLPVRWMPPESVLYRKFTIESDIWSFGVVLWEIFTFGKQPWYELANHEVIECITSGRLLGCPRGCPRNVRALMLGCWKKTPAQRTNIQDIHKKLKEMLENRHQVQVDIVA, from the exons ATGGCGAGCCGCAGCGGAAGCTTCCACCTGCTGGTCCTGGCCTGCTGCTGCTGGCTGACTGCCGGAGGAGCGCTGCGGTGCCCCGATGACTGCACCTGCCGGGAAGCTAAGGGCGAGGTGGAGTGTGAGAGACCGAACACCCTGCGAGCCATCCCCGGTCCTGACGACCTCAACGACATCGACAAAGTCAAAGAGCT GTACATCAGCGGCCAACAAGGTCTGACCAGACTAACAAGAGAACAGCTGGGGCACTACAAAGGTCTGATCAAACT TGTTATCAAGAATAGCAACCTGTCTACGATTGAAGATGGCGCCTTCAAGAACAACAGTAACCTTACAATGAT TGATCTACGAAATAACAAACTGTCAGTGCTGCAGTGGACATTGTTCTCCGACCTGAGGCTTACAGAACT GTTGCTAAGCGACAACCCGCTGGCCTGCAACTGCAGCTCCAAGTGGATACAGCTCTGGCAAAGCCAGTCGAGAGCCAGTTTTCACACCGAGAAGATCTCCTGCATAACAACGACAGACGAAACCGTAGACATCAGGGACTTACAGCTGGATTCTAGCTGTC GTCTACCAACGGCTAGAGTGCTGACCGGGGAAGTGACCATTAACAAGACACAAGACGTAGTGGTGAGCTGTGAAGCCTCGGGCAGCCCCGCGCCGACTGCCGAGTGGAACACAGCAGAGCTTCGCTCCAAGTTCAGCCTTGTGATAGAGGAGCTGGGCAGACGGCAGGTCCTCACCATACACAACGCCAGTGAGGACGACAACGGCAACTGGACCTGCATTGCCAAGAACATGGTTGGAATAGCCCGGGCAAACTTGGTGTTGAAGATCAACG CCCCTCCTCGTATCCTGAGTCTGGAGTATAAGGTCCTCTTCCACAAAAGCATCTGCTTCACCGTGCACGGGTATCCTCTGCCAACCCTCACCTGGTACAAGGGTCGCGCGCTGTTCACGGCCAGGAACCACGTGTACGTCAGCATGGAGAATTCGAAGGTCACGCCGTACGAGACCAGCGGCTGTCTCAAGTTCGAGGTGCCCTCTCACGTCGACAATGGGAACTACACTCTGGTGGCGACCAACACGTATGGACAGACCAGCAGGTCACTCGTGGTCACCTTCATGAAAC TCCCCCCAGTGAGGACAACAAACTACACCATCCGTGCACCGCCCAACTCATCGTCCCACGGAACACCCGGGCCGACCACAGATGATAACGTACCAGAAAACCAGACTACAACATACACA CGAATCGAGACCTACATCGCCGTAGCCGTGTCATCTGTAGTGTTCATCGTCGTGGCCATCGTGCTGTACTGCATGAGGTCGCGAAAGATCAGCCGGAGGGAGTGCAACATCAACGGGTCGGCGGCGCCCCTGCAGCGGTCCACCAGCGAGTCTAACGGGGAGGTGGTCTCCCGGGACTCCCTGCGGCTCAGCAGACTTCACGTGGTGGAGAATCCAAACTACTTCCGAGACTCTAAGGAACTCG TCATCCGCCATATCCAGCGCGACACCATCCACTTCGTGGGCGAGCTCGGGGAGGGGGCCTTCGGAAGAGTCTACCTCGGCAAATGCGAGAAGCTTAAACCCGACGAAGATGCCTCCCTGGTGGCGGTGAAGACGCTGAAGGAGATGAGTGTCGAGGACGCACGGAAGGACTTTGATCGGGAAGCGGAGCTCCTGACCAACATGCAGCATGAGAACATTGTGAAGTTCTACGGGGTCTGCACGGAGGGAGAGCCCTGGTTGATGATCTTTGAGTACATGGAAAACGGGGACCTCAACAACTACCTGAG ATCTCACGGTCCTGACGCGGCCTTCCTGATCAAGAACCCGGCCACTCACAAGGAGCTGAGCATCGTGGAGCTGCTGCAGATCTCTGTGCAGGTCGCCTCCGGTGTGGAGTACATGGCGTCGCAGCACTTCGTGCACCGGGACCTGGCCACACGCAACTGTCTGGTGGGGGACAAACTCGTGGTGAAGATCGGAGACTTCGGGATGTCTCGGGACATCTACAGCACCGACTACTATAGA GTGATCGAGTGCATCACCAGCGGCAGACTGTTGGGGTGCCCGCGTGGCTGCCCACGGAACGTGCGGGCCCTCATGCTCGGCTGCTGGAAGAAAACCCCCGCCCAGCGCACCAACATCCAGGACATCCACAAGAAGCTCAAGGAAATGTTGGAGAACCGCCACCAAGTTCAGGTTGACATTGTTGCCTAA